The Jatrophihabitans sp. genome contains the following window.
GAGCTGGACCTCCCAGGGAGACAGCCGCTCGTAGTCGGAGGCGCCGAGGGTGACCCGGTAGCGGTTGGGCACCAGCACCTGGCCGTTGCCCATCACCGCCTTCTTGTCCACAGCCTCGCGCTGCAAGGCATTGCCGATTTCGACCGGTTCGACCTGGCCCTTGAAGACCCGGGCGAAGGCCGCGCCGACCATGCCCTCAAGCCGTCGTTCAAAACGCTGGGCGAGGCTCATCGTCGCGTCCTCCTCTCTGGGCTGGTCGGTGGCATGATGCTCCCCAAGCCTGTGTCTTGACTCTGGCCCGGGCCCGGGTATCTCGATGATGGTATCTGCGCGGGGCTTCGGCCCCGGCAGGTACGTCCAAGGTGTCGTGCTAATCTGAGCCGTCTTTTCAGACGCCTCGGGCAAGTGGCGGAATGGCAGACGCGCACGGTTCAGGTCCGTGTGTCCGTAAGGACGTGGGGGTTCAACTCCCCCCTTGCCCACAAGATCCTGGGGTTCTTCCCAGCTACCCGCCGGTGACGGCGATCCCCTTCTGGATGACCGCTCGGCACCACCGTGCGGAGCTGCCCGGGCGTCGGCAAGCAGCTTCGGCGGTTCTTGCTCCTCCTCCGGCGCGGCGGTGACGCCCGGCCCTGCCCCCGATTCCTCGCGGGTTTGTGGTTGCCCTCGCACAGAGCCACCTCAGCAGGCCTGGCCTGCCGGCCCCGCCGGGCGCCAGGGTGAGCGCGCCGGGTCAACGCCCGCGGTAGACGGCCCGGACCTGGTTGCGGCCGGCGGCGGACACGGCACAGACAGCTCGGTGCAGACCTACGACGAACGCATCAAGGCCACCCATCAGCGGGCCCGGCAGCGCAAGCTGATCACCGTCTCGCCGGACTCCCTGCCCGAAGCCATTGAGACCCAGGGTGGCTTCGCCCCGGTGGTGGCGGTGGCGTTCAAGCCGACGTTCACCCCCGCCCTGGACGACACCGACCGCGTCGCGGTGCTCACGATGGCTGATCCGCAGCACCGCATCGGCGTCGGCAAGGCCACCAAGCCGCTCGGCTGGTCTGCCGGAACGGCCTTGGTCGCCACCTGTGCTGGCGGCCGGGTGACGGTGTCCGCGGCGCCGCGTTCCAGCCCGGCGCAGCAGTCGGTGACGCTGGACTCCAAGGGCCGACTACGCCTGAGCCCCTCGGCAGTCGCTGTCCTGAATGCCGACCCGGCCACCCAGGTCCTGGCGATCGCAGTCCCCGCCACCGGCGAACTCGTTCTCCTGCCGGCCGCGGCTGCGCTCGCCCAGTTGACCGGCCCTCTTGCCACCACAGCGCCCGCGCCCTCTCGCGAGCACCAACTCGAGACAGGGGCGCCTGCGCGCTCCGGCGTGAGGAGGCGTTTCCAACCAGAAGCGGTCGCCTGACCCGACAACCCGAACGCACGCGCAGAGGCGATTGCGCGACCCGGACCTACCCGGACAGGTACATGTCAGCTGGCCAACGTGCCGGACAAACGATTACTGCTGAGGAGCAAACAATGAACGCACAACCCGACGCCATCCCGACCGAAGCTGCCGACCCCGCCCTGGTCGCGGCCATCAGCGCTGCGCTGGCCCAGCATGCCCTGACCCGGCCTGATGCGGGCCCGGCCCTGACCCGCATCACGGTCCGCGAGATGGTCGACGAGTGCCTGGCCAACATTGAGACGAGCACGGCGAGGACCTACCGGCCTTATCTGCTGCTGCTCTCGAAAGGGTGGAGCGGACGCGACTTCACCTACGCCGGCATCGGCGACAAGTACGTCGATGAGGTTCTGCCCTCTGCCCTGAACGAGGCGCTCAAGGCGGTCGACGTCCGGGCGCAGCAGCTCATCGAAGACCGCAACGCGGTGCGCCGGGAAGTCGGGCGAGTCGAGTTCGCCAAGGCCGGGAGCACCCCGCGTTACAACGCGGTCGGCGCGTTCCGGCGGATGTTCAAAGACGCCATCGCCGAGCGTCACCTCGCCAAGGGCTGCAGCCCGGCCGCCGACATCACCAAACCGCACCGCAGCGAAGGCGGCCGGATGGCGCTCACACAGAGCCAGCTCGACGCGATGCTCGACCTCGTGGACTCAACCGGTGACGACCCTGAGCTCGACCGGATGTTGTGCGAGACGATCCTGGTCAGCGGCGCCCGGGTGGAAGGTCTGCTGAACCTGACCATCGGGGGTATCGACCTGGAGGAATGCGTCATCTGGCTCGATGAGAAGAACGGCAGGCTTGTCCCGCAGCCAGTCCCCGACTGGTTCGCTGCGAAGCTCCTGCAGTTCGCACGTTCCCGCGGCGCGGTCGCCAAGGACGACCCGGTGTTCGTGAAGCGGCCCCGTGGCCGTCGCCCAGCAGCGCCTATCACCGAACGCCGGATGGACTACCTGTTCGGCCGCCTCCAGGCCGCCTACGAGTGGGCCGACACCGACCAGGTCACCGCACACGTGTTGCGCCATCACGCGGTCACCGTGGTCGAGCGTCTGGCCGGCAAGGCCGTCGCCCGCGCGTACGCCCGGCACTCCTCCGGCGACGTCAACGACATCTACACCGCGGCCAGCCGCACCGAGGTCGCAGCGGTCGTCGTCCGCCTTTACGGCGGCGACCACCCGTGGCTGCACCGCAAGCCGCGCGTCCGCAAGACTCCGCGGTAACCAGCGTTGTGCACGCTTGAGGCGAGCACTCGCCATCTTCCGGTGCTGGACCGGCGGCGACTCTCCGACTGCTGCGCCGCGGTCGGCACCCGTCTGGTCCAGGCAGACTCGGCGCTTTGGGCAGCGGCTTGCGCAAAACCCGCGCCGCCCGGGACAACAGCCACCACGCCTTTGAATAGCTGTGCCACACGAGTCGCCCACCATCGAGTGAGCCACAACTCCATTTCACCCGGATCGGTCTGCGCCAGCAGGATTCGATCGCGATAGATAAGCGCTTTTCTGGTTAGCCCTTAGATAACTCGCTCACATTCCTTTATGGTGTAAAGCTGTACGAATTCTGGAAGTTACTTCCTTTTTCAACTTGCGATGTGAGCTTTCTGTCCTTGGTATGTACCCTAACGAACGCATGCCTCGGCTTGACATTTGCTTCAACGAGCTGGACCTCTTGTCGGCTTACTCGCTGGCTGCCTGAAGTCGTTCGGAGAACCAACTGACTCGGTTGCTCGCACGGCTGAGCTACCCGTCGGCGACCCAGCCCCTGGTGGTTGATCCGACGACAAACTAGTTCGCAGTGGTGGCTGCCGCCGCACACCACCTACAACACTTGGGACGCCATGTGGCGGGCTGGGGCTTGATAGCCCGACTGGATGTGCTATCGGTGCCTGTTGACGCGGGACATACAGGCTGGCAAGCTACCTAAATCTGGCGCGACGTACAGGAGTCGCCAAGCGGCGCATAGCGGGAGGCTGTTCCTCCGCGCAGTTTCCGGGGGAACGGCATGGCTTGCGGCAACAACCACGTCTCGAGAGACTATCTGTCATCTAGCCCGACAGCACCACCAGCGATGCCTAGGCCGCTCGCAGGTCGTGATACTTCGGTGGACTCCCCGAATCGGATTTGGGACATGAAGGGTGCAGTACGCTACGACGGTCAATTCCTGGAAGAGATGGGCGCGCACGTCTACTTCGGCGGGATTGGCAAGCCAGATGGGCCGGGCCACGGACACGGATATATCGATAAAAATAACGTCTTCAGGGTTTTTCGTGACCCCTACGATCCTTCAGACGGAAACGCTCGGCAAAGAGCCACCAGTGAATATGTCCCGGCAGTGAAGCATGCATAGTGCTGACTGAAGCTCGCGCATTTTGCGCGGCGAAGGGCCTTCTAATGCCACAAAGTCTTGTAGACGCCGAGGCATCGGGTTTGGTGGCGGCAACGGTTTCGTTGACTCTTTTATGCCGCGAAGGAGGCATCGAGGATGCATTGCGAATAATGGCCAGCGGCTTCTTCAACGCGCCAGTGAATCTGCTCCCGATTGCTACCGTTGACGACGCGTCGTTCGCCTGTGTTGTATGCCTGGGTGATGGAGAAGAACCTGCGAATCACGATCCGGTCGTACGCTGGTTTCTATCAGATGTGGACCATAAGCATCAGGCCGCACTTCTTGATATAGATGCCTATGACTACCTCGTTTCGCTGGACGAGGAACTGTCGTCTCGTGAGGAGGGCCTACGGCGTGTGCTTGACCAAATTGGTCCTGCGTACGAGCACAGCCACCTTGAGAAGGAGAAGCGGCCTCGCGACTTCGTGGTCCGGCCGCTGCGGATCGCGTGTCAAAACGTCATCGTCGCACTGGGCGCAATAGCCCAAGACTCCAGCTTCGACGGGCTCTCGGTGCCCGCGTGGCAGACCTGCGAGGTGCCGCACGTCGCTACTCACGAGGCTAATCGTGCGCTTGCCGCACTGACCCTGTGTGACGCGTTCCAAAATGGCGGGACGATGGAAATCCGGTTCGATCGCAACGCCCGGATCCTCCACAAAGGCAAGCCGCTCGACTTTAACGGTCACCCAGAGCAGCAGGTTCCGTCGAGCCTACGTCGCTTCGGTCGAACAGTTGGCGTCACGCTTGGCGCCGACGACCCTGCGGCGATCACACCCCGCGAGGCTCGCGAGTTGTTCCTGGCGATCACACCGATGCCCCTAGACCTGAGGGCGCGGGTTGACGATGCCGTCCAACACCGCGGCATCACGCCAGAGCGCATCTGCTTCCTACTGCTGTCCCAAGTCTGGCGCGAGATCGAGATGGACTACCTACTTGCAACGAGCGGACGTACCGCCTCGATCCTCAGCGGTGGCGCTGAGTGGGCCGACCGGCTGGCACGGCAAGCCGAGTCGGAAATCTGCCGCGGCGCCATCACCGTTGGCATGCTGTATCGCCGGCTCAACTCCACGGACGCCGCGGCAGCCGGCACCAAGTCGGTGGTGCGGGTCATCGAGGACTGCACCAAGGGGGTTGACTGGACGGTTTACTCTGACGAGGCGGCCATCACGTTCACTGGCCTGCACGCGAACGACTCGATCCCTTGGACGTTCGGCCTCAGCGGCGTCGACACACTGACCGTCTTCCCCCGCACTTCGATCAATCCCAATGTGATTGACGAGATCGCCTCAGCCAAAGTCCCTGGCCATAAAGCGCTACTCGTTCCCGGAGATGCCCTGCCACCAACGCTTCGGGCTCCGATCACGGTGCTTCGTTGCCCGGACCGGCTCGCCGACATCGACAAGACCATTGAGGACCGGCTGCTAAAGTCGAGGATTTCCCGCGGATGAGTACCGAGCGCTTGTGGGTTATTGGATTGCCGGCCGAGGCGTCCTTTGTTTCCTTGGTCGATGACGTGCGCTCAGCGGCAAATCGCGCCAGCAAGGCTGATCCAGGCGATCGACTCGACATTGCACGGTTCGAAGCGCTGGCCACCCGGCTCGAACAGGCCGCTCTGAATCAGGCGAACGCCCCACGAGTCGCCGTCGGAGTACCCGATGTCCAGCAGACGACTTTGCTTGGAATAGACCCGGACTCCTGGCCGAGCGGCCTGCCCGAAGACATTCGCGCTGCTGCCATGTCACTCGTCGCCGAACGCCTTCTTCCCGTCCTAGTGGTCGATCCCCATGTGCGTGGCGCCACCGGTTCAGAGGACGTCGGCGCCGCCGAGGAGCCGGCGAATGTGTGGCCGGGCGAGGACGGAGTGTTCGGCGGTCGCGCCGTCGAGGCGCGATTCCGCGCCCAGATCAGGGAGGCACTCAACCCGGACGCCACTCGCCGGGTTCCGGTATCTCCGAGCGGCATCAACAACGCGGTTGTCGCTGAGATTTTGCGCGAGTTCGTCGCAGCCGAACCGGGCGCCACCCGCGTTGACGCACCGGTCGAGTACCGCGACGGCTCGAAGTCCGCGCACCCGTTCCCGCTTCGGGCACTGCCACTCGTCACCGAGCTACCGACAGCGTCGCTGTCGCTCAAGTTCGCGTTGCTCTCGATCCGGCACACGGAGATGGACGCCATCGTGCACGGCGCATGGCTGCGCAACGCGGAGATTTCACGCCCCCGGCCGGCCGCGCAGACCGATGACTTGGTCTACGACCTAAGCCTCCGGCAGCTCGAAGAGCTCACACGCATAGAACGTCACGTGCACCTGCACATGTACCAGACCGGCTTGGAAACAGCGGTGGTCGGCTTCTACCGGGCGCTGACCACCCACCTACTCAAGCACCCAGGCTCTGTCTCGGTTCAGCCCATGTACTTCGTTACGCCACCCAAGCCCCGGAAAGACAACAACGCTCGGCAGCCGAACGGTAGCCGCGGCAGCGGTGGAACCTCAAACGGTCAAGGCCGTCACCAAAGTGATCCCAGGCAGCGCAACGCTGACCGCGGCGGTGGACGTCAGCAGAGCGGCCAGGCCGTTCAGTCTGACTCACCGACTGAGCGGAAGCCGCTGCTCACCGAAAGCAGCACCTTCCGAAAGGGAACGGTGTGGTCGACGTGACGAGCAGCGATGAGCCCAAGCGCGGCAAATCCGCATCTCACATGCGGGCGTTCACCTGCAAGGACTGCCAGCGCGAAATCGAAGGCCTGCAGAAAGACATCGCCGTGCTGGAGGCCAGCCGAGCCAACAAAAACCAGCTCAAGAAGCTGCGCGCCACGCTCCGCACACGACTAGAGAAAGCGACCTACAACGAGAATTGGGCGCACAACCTCGTCGAGCGGGGCGGCTCCCGCTCCGACCGATGCAAGGAACATCGGCAAAAGCATCGCGTCAACATCCAAGGTCTCGCGGTCGCGTACATCGACCTCAAGACCGTCGGAGAGGTCGCCGACCGCGAAAACCCGACCGGACCACTAGGTGGCCTGGGCC
Protein-coding sequences here:
- a CDS encoding tyrosine-type recombinase/integrase, which gives rise to MNAQPDAIPTEAADPALVAAISAALAQHALTRPDAGPALTRITVREMVDECLANIETSTARTYRPYLLLLSKGWSGRDFTYAGIGDKYVDEVLPSALNEALKAVDVRAQQLIEDRNAVRREVGRVEFAKAGSTPRYNAVGAFRRMFKDAIAERHLAKGCSPAADITKPHRSEGGRMALTQSQLDAMLDLVDSTGDDPELDRMLCETILVSGARVEGLLNLTIGGIDLEECVIWLDEKNGRLVPQPVPDWFAAKLLQFARSRGAVAKDDPVFVKRPRGRRPAAPITERRMDYLFGRLQAAYEWADTDQVTAHVLRHHAVTVVERLAGKAVARAYARHSSGDVNDIYTAASRTEVAAVVVRLYGGDHPWLHRKPRVRKTPR